One Bifidobacterium angulatum DSM 20098 = JCM 7096 DNA window includes the following coding sequences:
- a CDS encoding putative ABC transporter permease, with product MPNIEYLLLWFLLYSCVGWVYESVLVSVLERRWVNRGFLNGPICPIYGAGAVLGILLLSGLRDHPVIIFLISALGASVLEFVTSWAMEKIFHARWWDYSDYRFNIQGRVSLLGAVVFGAAGVALIELAQPWVAQWTMLVPMRALHALCLCFIVLFVIDMIVTIRGMVNLSESLRNFSEMIQSAAEHTGESCQWGKDVLLQKIHEWSSSSQEILASMRSSAMKTLNRQQRRMIQAFPNLRSTESVKESKIMETVRELLRRK from the coding sequence ATGCCGAATATCGAATACCTGTTGCTGTGGTTCCTGCTGTACAGCTGCGTCGGTTGGGTCTATGAATCCGTTCTGGTGTCCGTTCTTGAACGTCGCTGGGTGAACCGGGGATTCCTGAACGGTCCGATCTGCCCGATCTATGGTGCCGGCGCGGTGCTGGGCATTCTATTGCTGAGCGGCCTGCGAGACCATCCGGTGATCATCTTCCTTATTTCCGCATTGGGTGCCAGTGTGCTTGAATTCGTCACCTCATGGGCGATGGAGAAGATATTCCATGCGCGTTGGTGGGATTACAGCGATTACCGGTTCAACATCCAGGGGCGTGTCAGTCTGTTGGGGGCCGTGGTGTTCGGAGCAGCCGGTGTTGCATTGATTGAATTGGCCCAGCCCTGGGTGGCGCAATGGACGATGCTGGTTCCGATGCGCGCATTGCATGCGTTATGCCTATGCTTCATCGTGCTGTTCGTCATAGACATGATTGTGACGATTCGAGGCATGGTGAACCTGAGCGAAAGTCTGAGGAATTTCAGCGAAATGATTCAGAGCGCGGCCGAGCATACCGGCGAATCATGCCAGTGGGGCAAGGACGTGTTGCTGCAGAAGATCCATGAATGGTCGTCTTCATCGCAGGAGATTCTCGCCAGTATGCGCAGTAGTGCCATGAAAACCCTGAACCGGCAGCAGCGTCGCATGATTCAGGCGTTTCCGAATTTGAGATCGACCGAGTCGGTGAAGGAAAGCAAGATCATGGAAACCGTGCGCGAACTGTTGCGTAGAAAATAA
- a CDS encoding argininosuccinate synthase gives MADKNRLVLAYSGGLDTSVAISYLKERTGKDVVAVSLDVGQGGESLETIKERALACGAVEAYVVDARDEFANEYCMKALKANAMYEGVYPLVSAISRPLISKHLVRAAHQFGADTISHGCTGKGNDQVRFEVSIASIDPTLKAISPIRDLSLTRDVEIAFAKEHQLPIVQTEKSPFSIDQNVWGRAIETGFLEDPWNAPTKDCYSYTDDPAFPPVEDEVVIEFKQGVPVKIDGHDVTPLQAIEEMNRRAGAQGIGRIDLIEDRLVGIKSRELYEAPGAVALITAHQELENCCLEREQHRIKRDIDKRWAELVYDAQWFSPATQSLNAFIEDTQKYVNGEIRMTLHGGRAVVTGRRSDSSLYDYNLATYDSGDSFDQKSSNGFIDIYGLPSRVAAARDVKFGNGIEVPDNTVE, from the coding sequence ATGGCAGATAAGAATCGTCTTGTTCTGGCGTACTCCGGTGGTCTCGATACCTCCGTCGCCATTTCGTATCTGAAGGAACGCACCGGCAAGGATGTCGTGGCGGTCTCCCTTGATGTCGGTCAGGGTGGCGAAAGCCTCGAGACCATCAAGGAACGCGCACTGGCGTGCGGCGCCGTCGAAGCGTATGTCGTCGATGCCCGTGATGAGTTCGCCAACGAATACTGCATGAAGGCCCTGAAGGCCAATGCGATGTACGAGGGCGTGTACCCGCTGGTTTCCGCCATCTCCCGTCCGCTTATCTCCAAGCATCTGGTGCGCGCCGCCCACCAGTTCGGCGCCGACACCATCTCCCACGGCTGCACCGGCAAGGGCAACGATCAGGTTCGTTTCGAGGTCTCCATCGCCTCCATCGACCCCACGCTCAAGGCCATCAGCCCGATTCGTGATCTTTCCCTGACCCGCGACGTGGAGATCGCGTTCGCCAAGGAACACCAGCTGCCGATCGTGCAGACCGAGAAGAGCCCGTTCTCCATCGACCAGAACGTGTGGGGCCGTGCCATCGAGACCGGTTTCCTCGAGGACCCGTGGAATGCTCCGACCAAGGACTGCTATTCCTACACCGACGATCCGGCGTTCCCGCCGGTCGAGGACGAGGTCGTCATCGAGTTCAAGCAGGGCGTCCCGGTCAAGATCGACGGCCATGACGTCACTCCGCTGCAGGCCATCGAAGAGATGAACCGTCGCGCCGGCGCACAGGGCATCGGCCGTATCGACCTCATTGAGGATCGTCTGGTCGGCATCAAGTCCCGCGAGCTGTACGAGGCTCCGGGTGCCGTGGCGTTGATCACCGCCCACCAGGAGCTGGAGAACTGCTGCCTGGAGCGCGAACAGCACCGCATCAAGCGCGATATCGACAAGCGCTGGGCCGAGCTGGTCTACGATGCGCAGTGGTTCAGCCCCGCCACCCAGTCGCTGAACGCCTTCATCGAAGACACCCAGAAGTACGTCAACGGCGAGATCCGCATGACGCTGCACGGCGGTCGCGCAGTCGTCACCGGCCGTCGCTCCGACAGCTCCCTGTACGACTACAACCTGGCCACCTACGATTCCGGCGACAGCTTCGACCAGAAGTCCTCCAACGGCTTCATCGACATCTACGGACTGCCGAGCCGTGTGGCCGCGGCCCGCGACGTCAAGTTCGGCAACGGCATCGAGGTGCCGGACAACACCGTCGAGTAA
- a CDS encoding HD domain-containing protein, with translation MLTRVQIQRLVYQHGREVFEHEHMDIERRCYQHGAVTTFAHSIRVACLAVWMADRLRLWYRVDLHSLVRSALLHDYFLYDWHDWDNGEHRLHGFTHGQAALRNAVRDFDLNHIERDSIAKHMFPMTPVPPKYIEGYLVTMADKISATRETFSRDRFHKPLLRK, from the coding sequence ATGCTGACGCGAGTTCAGATTCAACGGCTGGTCTACCAGCATGGGCGTGAAGTGTTCGAACACGAGCATATGGACATCGAAAGACGGTGCTACCAGCATGGGGCGGTGACCACATTCGCCCATTCCATTCGCGTCGCTTGTCTGGCGGTATGGATGGCCGACCGTCTGCGCCTGTGGTATCGCGTCGATCTGCATTCCCTGGTCAGATCCGCGTTGCTGCACGACTACTTCCTTTACGACTGGCACGATTGGGACAATGGCGAGCATCGGCTGCATGGCTTCACCCATGGACAGGCTGCGTTGCGCAATGCGGTGCGCGATTTCGACCTCAACCATATCGAACGCGACAGCATCGCCAAGCACATGTTCCCCATGACGCCGGTTCCGCCGAAATACATCGAGGGATATCTGGTCACCATGGCGGATAAGATCAGCGCCACCAGGGAGACATTCTCCCGTGACCGTTTCCATAAACCGCTGCTGCGGAAGTGA
- the argR gene encoding arginine repressor — MSDPTPMQRPASRAARLSAIEQALLTHIITSQAQLSSVLANEGIEVTQATLSRDLDEMNAFKRRMPDGTMAYAVGYADEDDRPLDGKVEQQMSRALSGLVTSVATARNLIVVHTPSGAAQYVASVLDRQSIEGVLGTIAGDDTVMMICSDDESAVQRADWLLTLASK; from the coding sequence ATGAGCGACCCCACGCCGATGCAGCGTCCGGCCAGTCGTGCCGCTCGACTGAGTGCCATCGAACAGGCGTTGCTGACCCATATCATCACCTCGCAGGCCCAGCTCTCGTCGGTGCTGGCCAACGAGGGCATCGAGGTCACGCAGGCTACGCTCAGTCGTGACCTCGATGAGATGAACGCGTTCAAACGGCGCATGCCGGACGGCACTATGGCATATGCCGTCGGATATGCGGATGAGGACGACCGTCCTTTGGACGGCAAGGTCGAACAGCAGATGTCGCGTGCGCTTAGCGGGCTGGTGACATCGGTGGCTACGGCCAGGAACCTCATCGTGGTGCATACCCCGTCGGGTGCGGCGCAATATGTGGCTTCCGTGCTCGACAGGCAGAGCATTGAGGGTGTGCTGGGCACCATCGCGGGCGATGATACGGTGATGATGATCTGCTCCGACGACGAGAGCGCCGTCCAACGCGCCGATTGGCTGCTGACCTTGGCCTCCAAATAA
- a CDS encoding HAD-IIA family hydrolase: MSKTRFLQGSERTLAERYHLALLDLDGVVYRGKNAVDHAADSIQQAEQAGMMIEYTTNNSSRFQRIVADQLIGFGLKVEPWQVITSSVVAARMVAKAVPAGSRVLVLGAEHLREEVERAGLVITDDPTSKPAAVIQGWYPDMTWQMMANVAFAVEAGATYFVTNRDLTIPRELGIAPGCGSMIQAVITATGVEPVASAGKPESYMYDEARELNASEGNDMVSKEESIAVGDRLDTDIEAGNRGGYDSLAVLTGVTNPRELMLAPAHLRPTYVAKDLRGLNETMPLPTSIGNGCWVCGNARAAYDKVDNAIRVGDPASINALRAAICLAWQLQDNGTDMTSVALPEFTL; the protein is encoded by the coding sequence GTGAGCAAAACCCGTTTTCTTCAGGGAAGCGAACGCACTCTGGCCGAGCGGTACCATCTGGCACTGCTCGACCTTGATGGCGTCGTCTACCGTGGCAAGAACGCCGTGGATCATGCCGCCGATTCCATCCAGCAGGCCGAGCAGGCAGGCATGATGATCGAATACACGACGAACAACTCGTCGCGTTTCCAGCGCATCGTCGCCGATCAGCTTATCGGCTTCGGGCTGAAGGTCGAACCATGGCAGGTTATCACCTCATCCGTGGTCGCCGCCCGCATGGTCGCCAAGGCCGTTCCGGCCGGATCGCGCGTACTGGTGCTGGGCGCCGAACATCTGCGCGAGGAGGTCGAACGCGCAGGACTCGTCATCACCGATGACCCGACCAGCAAGCCGGCTGCCGTCATCCAAGGCTGGTACCCGGACATGACCTGGCAGATGATGGCGAACGTCGCATTCGCCGTGGAAGCGGGAGCCACGTATTTCGTGACCAATCGCGATCTGACCATTCCGCGCGAACTGGGCATCGCGCCAGGCTGTGGCTCCATGATCCAGGCCGTGATCACCGCCACCGGCGTCGAACCGGTCGCGTCCGCAGGCAAGCCCGAATCGTACATGTACGACGAAGCGCGTGAGCTGAACGCCTCGGAAGGCAATGACATGGTGTCCAAAGAGGAGTCCATTGCGGTGGGCGATCGTCTGGACACCGATATCGAGGCCGGCAACCGTGGCGGCTACGATTCGCTCGCCGTACTGACCGGAGTGACGAACCCGCGCGAGCTCATGCTTGCCCCGGCGCATCTGCGCCCGACCTATGTGGCGAAGGATCTGCGTGGATTGAACGAGACCATGCCGCTGCCGACCAGCATCGGCAACGGGTGCTGGGTGTGCGGCAATGCCCGTGCCGCCTACGACAAGGTGGACAATGCGATTCGTGTCGGCGATCCCGCATCCATCAATGCACTGCGTGCGGCGATCTGTCTCGCCTGGCAGCTGCAGGACAACGGCACGGACATGACCTCTGTCGCTCTGCCTGAATTTACGCTATGA
- a CDS encoding DUF975 family protein: MNRKALKTQAKITLKRHYWLILVLCLFAAFLGVEYGSTLWATDYQNPAVVSSSADETTVTSGAASDHLSSNGISDLLEKIIAGDDAGAKRQVEQSQKSIQDNDHDATFGRSRGVFATVLNSFSTGSVILSVTNAMSSILHSRGGAAILLVLASLAVYLFVWLFIRETYLVVSRRMVLESRVYEQVPIHHMMFPLRTRKWASIAWTMFVKSVFLTLWWLTIVGGIIKTFSYMLVPFIIAENPSIKACDAITLSRRMMRGHKWECFVAILTFLGWDILSICTLGLTGIFYSNGYKASFWAEYYTYLRGTAKQAGLQGAEQLNDTFLFEKAPADLLERTYSDARTAISEVDAQGETVSAPKGFAGWLADWFGIRIMRSKQVSAWEDYQGKMHASKTGRALLAAQMYPVRLSPIPMKDKNINIGGLNAARSYSLLNLIMMFFIFCIIGWVWEVALCFIDEGVFVNRGTLHGPWLPIYGTGGVFILIVLKKLRKHPVAEFVAAVALCGTLEYISSWHLEMTKGQRWWDYTGYFLNINGRICAEGLLVFGLGGLAIVYLVAPTLNQLLDRINRKALLCVALVLLVSYIGDQVYSAQHPNSGHGITDTGSSSVEVRQ, encoded by the coding sequence GTGAATCGAAAAGCCCTGAAGACACAAGCGAAAATCACGCTGAAACGCCATTATTGGCTCATCCTTGTGCTGTGCCTGTTCGCTGCGTTCCTTGGCGTCGAATACGGTTCGACGCTATGGGCGACCGACTATCAGAATCCAGCCGTCGTCAGTTCCTCCGCCGATGAGACCACTGTCACCAGCGGTGCGGCGAGCGACCATCTGTCGTCCAATGGCATCTCGGATCTGCTGGAGAAGATCATCGCCGGTGACGATGCCGGAGCCAAGCGGCAGGTGGAGCAATCCCAGAAGAGCATCCAGGACAACGACCATGACGCGACGTTCGGCCGGTCGCGCGGCGTATTCGCCACAGTGCTCAATTCCTTCTCCACCGGCAGCGTCATCCTTTCCGTCACCAACGCGATGAGTTCCATCCTGCATTCGCGCGGAGGGGCCGCCATACTGCTGGTGCTCGCCAGTCTGGCGGTGTACCTGTTCGTCTGGCTGTTCATCCGCGAAACCTACCTGGTGGTGTCCCGCCGCATGGTGCTTGAATCGCGCGTCTACGAGCAGGTGCCGATCCACCATATGATGTTCCCGCTGCGCACCCGCAAATGGGCGAGCATCGCATGGACGATGTTCGTAAAGAGCGTGTTCCTGACTCTCTGGTGGCTGACCATCGTCGGCGGCATCATCAAGACCTTCTCCTACATGCTGGTGCCGTTCATCATCGCCGAGAACCCCTCCATCAAGGCATGCGACGCGATTACGCTGTCCCGTCGCATGATGAGAGGACACAAGTGGGAGTGCTTCGTCGCCATACTGACCTTCCTCGGCTGGGACATCCTGTCCATCTGCACGCTTGGCCTGACCGGCATCTTCTATTCCAACGGCTACAAGGCCTCGTTCTGGGCCGAATACTATACCTACCTGCGCGGCACCGCGAAGCAGGCCGGCCTGCAGGGCGCCGAACAGCTCAACGACACGTTCCTGTTCGAAAAGGCACCGGCCGATCTGCTGGAGCGCACCTACTCCGACGCCCGCACCGCCATCAGCGAAGTGGATGCCCAGGGCGAAACCGTCAGCGCGCCGAAGGGCTTCGCCGGCTGGCTGGCCGACTGGTTCGGCATTCGCATCATGCGTTCCAAGCAGGTGTCGGCCTGGGAGGATTACCAGGGCAAGATGCACGCGTCGAAGACCGGCAGGGCTCTGCTGGCCGCGCAGATGTACCCGGTACGCCTCTCCCCCATCCCCATGAAGGACAAGAACATCAACATAGGCGGGTTGAACGCGGCACGCAGCTACTCGCTGCTGAACCTGATAATGATGTTCTTCATCTTCTGCATCATCGGCTGGGTGTGGGAGGTCGCACTGTGCTTCATCGACGAGGGCGTGTTCGTCAACCGCGGCACCCTGCATGGCCCATGGCTGCCGATTTACGGCACCGGCGGCGTCTTCATCCTGATCGTACTCAAGAAGCTGCGCAAGCACCCGGTCGCGGAATTCGTCGCCGCCGTTGCGCTCTGCGGCACGTTGGAATACATCTCGTCGTGGCATCTGGAAATGACCAAGGGGCAGCGTTGGTGGGATTACACCGGCTACTTCCTGAACATCAACGGACGCATCTGCGCCGAAGGCCTGCTGGTGTTCGGTCTGGGAGGTTTGGCGATCGTATATCTGGTCGCGCCGACGCTCAACCAGTTGCTTGACCGCATCAACCGCAAGGCGCTGCTCTGCGTGGCTCTGGTGCTGCTGGTCTCGTACATCGGAGATCAGGTCTATTCGGCCCAGCATCCGAATTCCGGACACGGCATCACCGACACCGGTTCGTCATCCGTCGAAGTGCGCCAGTAG
- the argH gene encoding argininosuccinate lyase, giving the protein MTESNNEHLALWGGRFTSGPSAALAKLSKSTQFDWRLADDDIAGSRAHARALGRAGLLTDDELNRMEAALDELQRNVDNGTFAPIEDDEDEATALERGLIDIAGDELGGKLRAGRSRNDQIACLIRMWLRRHSRVIATQLIDLINALIEQSVKAGKAVMPGRTHMQHAQPVLLAHQLMAHVWPLIRDIQRLADWDKRINASPYGSGALAGNTLGLDPEAVARELGFATVTSNSIDGTAARDLVAEFAFIAAMTGVDISRLSEEIIIWNTQEFAFVKLDDAYSTGSSIMPQKKNPDIAELARGKSGRLIGDLTGLMATLKGLPTAYARDLQEDKEAVFDQVDTLEVLLPAFTGMVATMRFDTERLAAEAPTGFALATDIAEWLVKNGVPFRHAHELSGACVKIAEGRGVELWDLTDEDFISTFAAFLPAEVAPKVREVLSSDGSVASRNGKGGTSYGRVREQIADAKRETEELKVFAESTSDGPAYKAPETLR; this is encoded by the coding sequence ATGACTGAAAGCAATAACGAACATCTGGCGTTGTGGGGCGGCCGCTTCACCTCCGGCCCCTCCGCCGCACTGGCCAAACTCTCCAAGTCCACCCAGTTCGATTGGCGTCTTGCCGACGACGATATCGCCGGTTCCCGCGCACATGCCCGTGCGCTCGGCCGTGCGGGACTGCTCACCGATGACGAACTCAACCGTATGGAAGCCGCGCTCGACGAGCTGCAGCGCAACGTGGACAACGGCACTTTCGCTCCCATCGAGGACGACGAGGACGAAGCGACCGCGCTCGAACGCGGACTGATCGACATTGCCGGCGACGAACTCGGTGGCAAGCTGCGCGCCGGTCGTTCCCGCAACGATCAGATCGCATGCCTCATCCGCATGTGGCTGCGCCGCCATTCCCGCGTGATCGCCACCCAGCTCATCGACCTCATCAATGCGCTGATCGAGCAAAGCGTGAAAGCCGGCAAGGCCGTCATGCCGGGCCGCACCCACATGCAGCACGCCCAGCCGGTACTGTTGGCGCACCAGCTCATGGCCCATGTGTGGCCGCTGATCCGCGACATCCAGCGTCTGGCCGACTGGGACAAGCGCATCAACGCGTCGCCGTACGGTTCCGGTGCCCTCGCCGGCAACACCCTAGGACTTGATCCGGAGGCCGTCGCCCGCGAACTCGGCTTCGCCACAGTGACCAGTAACTCCATCGACGGCACCGCCGCCCGCGATCTTGTCGCCGAATTCGCCTTCATCGCAGCCATGACCGGCGTCGACATCTCCCGCCTGTCCGAAGAGATCATCATCTGGAACACACAGGAGTTCGCTTTCGTCAAGCTCGATGATGCCTACTCCACCGGTTCCTCGATCATGCCGCAGAAGAAGAACCCGGACATCGCCGAGCTTGCTCGTGGCAAGTCCGGGCGTCTTATCGGCGATCTCACCGGTCTTATGGCAACGCTGAAAGGCCTGCCCACCGCCTACGCGCGCGATCTTCAGGAAGACAAGGAAGCCGTGTTCGACCAGGTCGACACCCTTGAGGTGCTGCTGCCCGCCTTCACCGGCATGGTCGCCACCATGCGCTTCGATACCGAACGTCTTGCGGCCGAAGCCCCAACCGGCTTCGCCCTGGCCACCGACATCGCCGAATGGCTGGTCAAGAACGGTGTGCCGTTCCGCCACGCGCATGAGCTTTCCGGCGCATGCGTCAAGATCGCGGAAGGCCGTGGTGTGGAGCTGTGGGATCTGACCGACGAGGACTTCATCTCCACGTTCGCGGCGTTCCTGCCTGCCGAAGTCGCGCCGAAGGTGCGTGAGGTGCTTTCCAGCGATGGTTCCGTCGCATCCCGCAACGGCAAGGGCGGCACCTCGTATGGCCGTGTGCGTGAGCAGATCGCCGATGCCAAGCGCGAAACCGAGGAGCTCAAGGTGTTCGCCGAGTCCACCAGCGACGGCCCCGCCTACAAGGCTCCGGAAACATTGCGTTGA
- a CDS encoding TlyA family RNA methyltransferase yields the protein MPDRLDLLLVEAGVVGTRTKAQKLIKAGKVTVNGETVTKPAYAVGALGHARIRVDKGEDYVSRGAYKLVGAFEAFHEQGLAEPKGLQCLDIGASTGGFCDVLLRRGAGRVVALDVGHGQLDPRIATDPRIIEMSGVNIRDVFADDLPFRPQMIVSDVSFISLTYVIPVIARIAAPGAAVVLLVKPQFEVGRDGLGKNGIVESEELRRKALHDVMDCARREGLNVVATAPSPIEGTHGNAEWLLYARTAQA from the coding sequence ATGCCCGACCGTCTGGATCTGCTTCTGGTGGAGGCCGGAGTGGTGGGGACGCGTACCAAGGCGCAGAAACTCATCAAGGCCGGCAAGGTCACGGTGAACGGCGAGACGGTGACCAAGCCGGCATACGCCGTGGGCGCGTTGGGGCATGCCCGTATCCGCGTGGACAAGGGCGAGGATTATGTGTCCCGTGGCGCCTACAAGCTCGTCGGGGCGTTCGAGGCGTTCCATGAGCAGGGACTAGCGGAACCGAAGGGTCTGCAATGTCTTGACATCGGCGCCTCCACCGGAGGCTTCTGCGACGTGCTGCTGCGTAGGGGAGCAGGTCGTGTCGTCGCTTTGGATGTCGGCCACGGCCAGCTTGATCCGCGCATTGCCACAGATCCGCGCATCATCGAAATGAGCGGCGTGAACATTCGGGACGTGTTCGCGGACGATCTGCCGTTCAGGCCGCAGATGATCGTTTCCGACGTGTCGTTCATCTCCCTGACCTACGTGATTCCCGTTATCGCGCGTATTGCGGCACCTGGAGCCGCCGTGGTGCTGCTGGTGAAACCGCAGTTCGAGGTCGGCCGCGATGGGCTCGGCAAGAACGGGATCGTGGAAAGCGAGGAGTTGCGGCGCAAGGCTCTGCACGATGTTATGGACTGCGCCAGGCGTGAAGGGCTGAACGTGGTGGCCACCGCGCCATCGCCGATCGAAGGCACGCATGGCAACGCCGAATGGCTGTTGTATGCCCGTACCGCGCAGGCGTGA
- the argF gene encoding ornithine carbamoyltransferase, with product MATPELRHMLRDDDLNHEEQKQVLELAIKFHKDRFYHRPFAGPQGIAVIFDKPSTRTRSSFSIGVAELGGYPLVIDKSGSQLGRGEPVADTARVLDRMAYGVVWRTFGQDRVEEMAKYSTHPVVNALTDEFHPCQILADFQTIAEHRGGVDNLKNQTIAYLGDAANNMANSYLLGGAVAGMNVRVAGPYGYLPDPQIVADAEAIAAENGGSILVTTDPKEAVAGADCVFTDTWVSMGEEAEYAVRSKPFWDYQVNADLMAQAKDDAIFQHCLPAYRGKEVTAEVIDGPQSVVWDEAGNRLHAQKALLTWLAGKARGDESLLA from the coding sequence ATGGCAACCCCCGAACTGCGCCACATGCTGCGCGACGACGATCTGAACCACGAGGAGCAGAAGCAGGTCCTGGAACTGGCCATCAAATTCCACAAGGATCGCTTCTATCACCGTCCGTTTGCCGGCCCGCAGGGCATTGCGGTGATTTTCGACAAGCCGAGCACCCGTACGCGCTCCAGCTTCTCCATCGGAGTCGCCGAACTCGGCGGCTACCCGCTGGTGATCGACAAGTCCGGCTCTCAGCTGGGCCGTGGCGAACCGGTGGCCGACACCGCCCGTGTGCTCGACCGTATGGCCTACGGCGTGGTGTGGCGCACCTTCGGGCAGGATCGTGTCGAGGAGATGGCGAAGTACAGCACGCACCCCGTGGTCAACGCGCTGACCGACGAATTCCATCCCTGCCAGATTCTCGCCGATTTCCAGACCATCGCCGAACACCGCGGAGGCGTCGATAATCTGAAGAACCAGACCATCGCCTACCTGGGCGATGCCGCCAACAATATGGCGAACTCCTATCTGCTGGGCGGTGCGGTCGCCGGCATGAACGTGCGTGTGGCGGGCCCCTACGGCTATCTGCCCGACCCGCAGATCGTGGCCGATGCCGAGGCCATCGCCGCCGAGAACGGCGGCTCCATCCTGGTCACCACCGATCCGAAGGAGGCCGTGGCCGGCGCCGATTGCGTGTTCACCGATACCTGGGTCTCCATGGGCGAAGAGGCCGAATATGCCGTCCGCTCGAAGCCGTTCTGGGACTATCAGGTGAATGCCGATCTTATGGCCCAGGCCAAGGACGATGCCATCTTCCAGCATTGCCTGCCCGCATACCGTGGCAAGGAAGTCACCGCCGAGGTCATCGACGGCCCGCAGTCCGTGGTCTGGGATGAGGCTGGCAACCGTCTGCATGCGCAGAAGGCGTTGCTTACCTGGTTGGCTGGCAAGGCACGCGGCGACGAAAGCCTGCTGGCATGA
- the tyrS gene encoding tyrosine--tRNA ligase, whose amino-acid sequence MARITDFREAGFSSLLEELQWRGLVSQSTDRERLAQALNGEPITYYCGFDPTAASLHIGNLVQLINMRHLQLAGHHPIALVGGATGLIGDPRQSGERTLNPKDVVAGWAERLKKQIGGILDTEGSNPVRFVSNYDWTAQMSVIDFLRDVGKNFRLGTMLAKDTVARRLNSEEGISFTEFSYQVLQGNDFLHLFDEYHCTLELGGSDQWGNLTSGLDLIHKVRGVDVNVFTSPIITDAQGKKFGKSEGNAVWLDATMLSPYKFYQFWINRPDAEMESLLKAFTFLPKSEIERLIEESKTNPGAREAQKTLAWEVTSFVHGEQATQAAIDASTALFGRGGDLNAIDEQTLESVLDGFKVAGENGEHVFPQSEAGARVIDAAQAAGLFKSGSEARRAIKSGGVYLNNVRVEDDEAVLGESDFLAGRFALIRRGKKALGVVERH is encoded by the coding sequence ATGGCTCGTATCACTGACTTCAGGGAAGCAGGTTTTTCATCTCTGCTTGAGGAACTTCAGTGGCGTGGTCTGGTGTCCCAGTCCACCGATCGTGAACGCCTTGCTCAGGCACTGAACGGCGAGCCGATCACCTATTATTGCGGATTCGATCCGACCGCGGCCTCACTGCATATCGGCAATCTGGTACAGCTCATCAACATGCGCCACCTGCAGCTCGCAGGCCACCATCCCATTGCACTGGTGGGCGGCGCGACCGGTCTGATCGGCGATCCGCGCCAGTCCGGCGAACGCACGTTGAACCCCAAGGACGTCGTGGCAGGATGGGCCGAGCGTTTGAAGAAGCAGATCGGCGGCATTCTCGATACCGAAGGAAGCAATCCGGTCCGTTTCGTCTCCAACTACGACTGGACCGCGCAGATGAGCGTCATCGATTTTCTGCGCGATGTCGGCAAGAACTTCCGTCTGGGCACCATGCTCGCCAAAGACACGGTCGCACGCCGTCTCAATTCCGAAGAGGGCATCTCCTTCACCGAATTCAGCTACCAGGTGCTGCAGGGCAACGACTTCCTGCACCTGTTCGATGAGTACCACTGCACGCTGGAGCTTGGCGGTTCCGACCAGTGGGGCAACCTCACCTCCGGGCTGGATCTGATCCATAAGGTGCGCGGCGTGGACGTGAACGTGTTCACCAGCCCGATCATCACCGATGCGCAGGGCAAGAAGTTCGGCAAGTCCGAAGGCAATGCGGTATGGCTTGACGCCACGATGCTCAGCCCCTACAAGTTCTATCAGTTCTGGATCAACCGCCCGGATGCGGAGATGGAAAGCCTGCTGAAGGCCTTCACCTTCCTGCCGAAGAGCGAGATCGAGCGTCTGATCGAGGAAAGCAAGACGAATCCGGGTGCTCGCGAAGCGCAGAAGACCCTTGCATGGGAGGTCACGAGCTTCGTGCATGGCGAGCAGGCGACCCAGGCCGCCATCGATGCGTCCACCGCGCTGTTCGGGCGTGGCGGCGATCTGAATGCCATCGATGAGCAGACCCTGGAATCCGTGCTTGATGGGTTCAAGGTCGCCGGCGAGAACGGTGAGCATGTGTTCCCGCAATCCGAGGCCGGCGCACGCGTGATCGACGCGGCGCAGGCGGCGGGACTGTTCAAGTCCGGTTCCGAGGCCCGCCGTGCCATCAAGTCCGGCGGCGTGTACCTGAATAATGTGCGTGTCGAGGACGATGAGGCGGTGCTGGGGGAGAGCGACTTCCTCGCCGGCCGTTTCGCCTTGATTCGCCGTGGCAAGAAGGCGCTTGGCGTGGTGGAGCGTCACTGA